From Nonlabens sp. Ci31, the proteins below share one genomic window:
- a CDS encoding head GIN domain-containing protein, producing MKHMLLLLIAILGINTSNAQWWGSNKRVNGNGEVITKVFQTSDYDKISGRNSLDIILVEGKEGTITVEAESNIMQHLEVEVKGDRLEIGIEDGYNINTRKGIQITVTVEKISSLSMAGSGDITSTIKLKSRNMNISVAGSGDISVDVESEKLQVNIAGSGDVKLSGRTEYLDASVAGSGDISAFNLKANNVDASIAGSGDVSVYCTGGELQASIVGSGDLRYKGAPSKIKKNIMGSGDITKM from the coding sequence ATGAAACATATGCTCCTACTCCTAATAGCTATATTGGGAATCAATACCTCAAACGCCCAATGGTGGGGAAGTAATAAACGCGTCAACGGAAATGGCGAGGTCATCACTAAAGTGTTCCAAACGTCTGATTATGACAAAATCTCTGGTAGAAACAGTCTAGACATTATTCTCGTAGAAGGAAAAGAAGGAACTATAACCGTGGAGGCCGAATCTAACATTATGCAACACCTGGAGGTCGAAGTAAAAGGGGACCGACTAGAAATAGGAATTGAAGATGGTTACAACATCAACACACGTAAAGGAATTCAAATTACCGTTACAGTGGAAAAAATCAGTAGTTTAAGTATGGCTGGAAGTGGTGATATTACAAGTACTATAAAACTCAAGTCTAGAAATATGAATATTTCTGTAGCTGGAAGCGGCGATATTTCTGTAGACGTAGAATCAGAAAAACTTCAGGTAAACATTGCTGGAAGTGGTGATGTAAAATTGAGCGGTCGTACGGAGTATCTGGATGCAAGTGTAGCTGGAAGCGGCGATATTTCAGCATTTAATCTTAAAGCAAATAATGTAGATGCGTCCATTGCAGGAAGTGGTGACGTTTCTGTTTATTGCACTGGTGGAGAACTTCAAGCCTCCATAGTAGGTTCTGGAGATTTAAGATATAAAGGAGCTCCCAGCAAAATAAAAAAAAATATTATGGGTAGTGGTGATATTACGAAAATGTAG
- a CDS encoding RNA polymerase sigma factor, whose amino-acid sequence MTLSITEIELYNGCEQGDRKAQMRVYDQYAGGMYHVALRIVKDSALAEDIMQESMITAFAKMAQWNREATFGCWLKKIVINNSLTHLKKAKKMPQVAYDDVAYDMEQQTDVQIDMEAAGMTAKKVLEVMKLLQDNYRQVLTLSLIEGMDNEEISEIMGVSNAMCRTTISRAKESLRNKMQLI is encoded by the coding sequence GTGACTTTATCGATAACTGAAATAGAACTTTATAACGGCTGTGAACAAGGCGATCGCAAGGCACAAATGCGTGTCTATGATCAATATGCTGGTGGAATGTACCATGTGGCATTAAGAATTGTAAAAGACAGCGCTCTAGCCGAAGATATTATGCAAGAAAGCATGATCACAGCTTTTGCTAAGATGGCACAATGGAACCGTGAAGCGACTTTTGGCTGCTGGTTGAAAAAAATCGTAATCAACAATAGTCTGACACACTTAAAGAAAGCAAAGAAAATGCCTCAGGTAGCTTATGATGATGTCGCCTACGATATGGAACAGCAAACAGATGTGCAGATCGACATGGAAGCTGCTGGAATGACCGCTAAGAAAGTACTCGAAGTCATGAAATTACTACAAGATAATTACCGACAAGTTTTAACGCTAAGCCTTATCGAAGGAATGGATAATGAAGAAATAAGTGAGATTATGGGAGTGTCAAATGCCATGTGCAGAACCACGATCTCAAGAGCCAAAGAAAGCCTGAGAAATAAAATGCAACTGATATGA
- the lon gene encoding endopeptidase La, with translation MFKPKKFSIDNLSLQEFDQDAEFIPLLSSEDEEEMNKESVPETLSILPLRNMVLFPGVVIPITAGRDRSIKLLQEANKKGLAIGVVAQKDEDVEEPSIEDLHTTGVVAKILKIFKMPDGNTTVIIQGKKRFEMGEMVTEQPFITAVAKDIPDIRPVKEDPEFKAIIEKIKELALEIIKESPNIPSEASFAIKNIESDSFLVNFVSSNMNLKVEEKQKVLEIDDLKERALETLRFMNIERQKLELKNDIQSKVQTDINKQQREYYLHQQMKTIQDELGGGVSSHQEVDEMRQRAKKKKWDDTVKEHFEKELSKLQRMNPQVAEYSIHRNYLDLILDLPWNHYSKDNFDLKRAMKILDRDHYGLDEVKKRIIEYLAVLKLRNDMKSPILCLYGPPGVGKTSLGKSVAEALGREYVRISLGGLRDEAEIRGHRKTYIGAMPGRIIQSIKKAKTSNPVFVLDEIDKLSNSHNGDPSSAMLEVLDPEQNNSFYDNFLEMGFDLSKVMFIATSNSLNTIQPALRDRMEIINVTGYTIEEKVEIGKQHLLPKQLKEHGLDKSHIKIAKPQIEKIVEGYTRESGVRSLDKQIAKMVRYAAKSIAMEEDYDLKVTNETVIKVLGSPRMERDKYENNDVAGVVTGLAWTRVGGDILFIESILSKGKGNLTITGNLGKVMKESATIAMEYIKSNAEELGIDSSVFEKYNVHIHVPEGATPKDGPSAGVTMLTSLVSLFTQRKVKKSLAMTGEITLRGKVLPVGGIKEKILAAKRARIKEILLCEQNRRDIEEIKADYIKGLTFHYVSDMSNVLELALTKQKVKNAKKL, from the coding sequence ATGTTCAAACCAAAGAAATTTTCAATAGACAACTTGTCACTCCAAGAATTTGATCAAGACGCGGAATTTATCCCCTTATTGAGCAGCGAGGACGAGGAAGAAATGAATAAGGAAAGTGTGCCAGAAACCTTATCCATACTGCCATTGCGCAACATGGTATTATTTCCTGGTGTCGTAATTCCCATCACTGCAGGACGTGATCGTTCTATTAAATTATTACAGGAAGCTAATAAAAAAGGGCTCGCTATAGGTGTTGTAGCTCAAAAGGACGAAGATGTCGAAGAGCCTTCTATTGAAGACCTTCACACGACTGGTGTGGTAGCAAAAATATTGAAGATTTTCAAAATGCCTGACGGTAATACAACCGTAATTATTCAAGGTAAGAAGCGTTTTGAAATGGGTGAAATGGTAACAGAGCAGCCTTTTATCACTGCTGTAGCTAAGGATATTCCAGATATACGACCAGTAAAAGAAGATCCAGAATTCAAGGCGATTATTGAAAAAATCAAGGAACTAGCTCTTGAGATCATTAAAGAAAGCCCCAACATTCCTAGTGAGGCTTCTTTTGCTATTAAGAATATTGAGTCTGATTCATTTTTAGTGAATTTTGTCTCTTCTAATATGAATTTGAAAGTAGAGGAAAAGCAAAAAGTTCTTGAAATCGATGATTTAAAAGAACGAGCACTAGAGACTTTGCGTTTTATGAATATAGAACGTCAGAAATTAGAGCTTAAAAACGATATACAGTCTAAAGTACAGACAGATATCAATAAGCAACAACGAGAATATTACTTGCACCAGCAAATGAAAACCATCCAAGATGAGTTGGGTGGCGGCGTTTCTTCTCATCAAGAAGTGGATGAAATGCGCCAGCGCGCCAAGAAAAAGAAATGGGATGATACTGTAAAGGAGCATTTTGAAAAAGAGTTGTCAAAGTTGCAACGCATGAATCCACAAGTAGCTGAATATTCTATACATCGTAATTATTTGGACTTAATTCTCGATCTGCCATGGAACCACTATTCTAAGGATAACTTTGACTTGAAACGCGCCATGAAAATTCTAGATCGCGATCATTACGGTCTGGACGAAGTAAAGAAACGCATCATTGAATATCTAGCCGTTTTGAAACTGCGTAATGATATGAAGTCGCCTATACTTTGTTTGTACGGCCCTCCAGGAGTTGGGAAAACATCTCTAGGTAAGTCCGTTGCTGAGGCCTTAGGACGGGAGTATGTGCGTATTTCCTTAGGTGGATTAAGAGATGAAGCAGAAATACGTGGTCACCGTAAAACCTACATAGGAGCGATGCCTGGACGTATCATACAAAGTATTAAAAAGGCCAAAACTTCAAATCCTGTTTTTGTACTGGATGAGATTGATAAATTGAGCAACTCCCATAATGGAGACCCTTCTAGTGCGATGCTGGAAGTGCTAGATCCAGAGCAAAACAATTCCTTTTATGACAACTTTCTAGAAATGGGGTTTGACTTAAGCAAAGTGATGTTTATTGCGACTAGTAATAGTTTAAACACCATACAACCTGCATTGCGCGACCGTATGGAGATCATCAATGTGACGGGTTACACGATAGAAGAAAAAGTAGAAATAGGAAAACAACATTTACTTCCTAAGCAATTAAAGGAGCACGGACTGGACAAGTCTCATATCAAAATAGCCAAACCTCAGATTGAAAAAATTGTAGAAGGTTATACACGTGAAAGTGGCGTGAGATCTCTAGATAAGCAAATTGCTAAGATGGTACGTTATGCAGCCAAAAGCATTGCCATGGAAGAGGACTACGATCTTAAAGTGACTAATGAAACGGTTATTAAAGTATTAGGATCGCCTAGAATGGAACGCGATAAGTATGAGAATAATGATGTTGCCGGTGTGGTTACAGGACTGGCATGGACTCGAGTAGGTGGGGATATTCTTTTTATTGAATCCATTCTTTCTAAAGGGAAAGGAAATCTTACCATAACGGGTAACCTTGGTAAAGTGATGAAGGAAAGTGCTACCATAGCGATGGAGTACATCAAATCTAACGCCGAAGAATTGGGGATAGATAGCTCGGTATTTGAAAAATACAACGTACATATTCACGTGCCAGAAGGAGCTACTCCAAAAGACGGGCCTAGTGCCGGAGTAACCATGTTAACTTCATTAGTTTCTTTGTTTACACAACGTAAAGTGAAGAAAAGTCTTGCGATGACTGGAGAAATCACGCTTAGAGGTAAAGTATTACCAGTAGGTGGTATCAAAGAAAAAATTCTTGCGGCAAAACGTGCGAGAATTAAAGAGATCCTTCTTTGTGAGCAAAATCGTAGAGACATAGAAGAAATCAAAGCCGATTATATCAAAGGCTTGACCTTTCATTATGTAAGTGATATGAGTAATGTGCTGGAATTAGCCCTTACGAAGCAGAAAGTAAAGAATGCAAAGAAATTGTAA
- a CDS encoding ABC transporter ATP-binding protein: MARNVPASIKEQSKKSKTFSFSALKTLPRFFKEIWRVSPKLFVTNFIARMLTALSPVILLWVGKLIIDEVILQISLDEKDLNQLWTYVAIELSVAVVADLLNRLINLTDGLIGDLYSNASSERIIRKTNELSLEQLEDPDFYDKLERARQQTSGRVGLMSASLSQIQSIISIGSLIAGLIYFEPLLIILLVLSIIPSFINEAKFSSHRYSVARSWTAERRELDYLRFIGANNQTAKEVKLFGLTDYIASRFKKLSGDYYEINKKLSLKQSLYGSLFNILGILSYYGAYIFIIFKVITGILSIGELTFLSGSFNRLRNNLQGFFSRFTAISESSLYLRDYFDFLDIQVTDEASSTTPLPDSIQEGFEIKNVHFGYAGSDTDVLKGVSFKIKAGEKIAFVGQNGAGKTTLIKLILRFYEPTQGEILLDGINIAQFDKQEYRKRFGVIFQDFFKYEFSLRENIAVGNIEELSNDTMINDAAQRSLADQVIAVMKGGIDQQLGRRFAKGQELSGGQWQKVALARAYMKDADVIVLDEPTSALDAQAEYDVFERFIGLTKGKTSIIISHRFSTVRMADRILVLEDGQVAEIGTHEELMAAPQLYEQLFNLQAAGYQ; encoded by the coding sequence GTGGCAAGAAATGTACCGGCATCAATAAAAGAGCAAAGTAAAAAAAGTAAAACATTCTCCTTTAGCGCCTTAAAAACCTTACCGAGATTCTTTAAAGAAATTTGGAGAGTAAGCCCAAAGCTTTTTGTGACCAACTTTATCGCAAGAATGCTTACTGCACTGAGTCCAGTCATATTGTTATGGGTAGGGAAATTAATTATTGATGAAGTTATTTTACAAATCTCTCTCGATGAAAAAGACCTGAACCAACTCTGGACTTATGTTGCGATCGAATTAAGTGTTGCCGTCGTAGCCGATTTGTTAAACCGATTGATCAACCTTACCGATGGATTGATAGGTGATTTGTATTCCAACGCCTCTTCTGAAAGAATCATTAGGAAAACAAACGAACTGAGCTTAGAACAATTAGAAGATCCTGATTTTTATGACAAACTAGAACGAGCCAGGCAGCAAACCAGCGGTCGCGTAGGATTGATGAGCGCTTCTTTAAGCCAAATTCAAAGCATTATTTCCATAGGCTCCTTGATCGCAGGTTTGATTTATTTTGAACCCTTATTGATCATTCTTCTAGTGTTAAGTATTATCCCGTCGTTTATTAATGAAGCCAAATTCAGCTCCCACAGGTACTCTGTAGCTCGCAGCTGGACAGCAGAGCGTCGTGAACTGGATTATTTACGTTTTATAGGCGCTAATAATCAAACGGCAAAAGAAGTCAAGCTTTTTGGACTGACCGACTATATCGCCTCGCGATTTAAAAAACTGTCTGGCGATTATTATGAAATCAATAAAAAGCTCTCTTTAAAGCAAAGCTTGTACGGTTCCTTGTTTAATATTTTAGGAATTCTCTCTTATTATGGGGCTTACATCTTTATTATTTTTAAAGTAATTACAGGAATTCTTTCCATAGGAGAATTGACCTTCTTATCTGGGTCATTTAACCGTTTGCGAAATAACCTTCAAGGCTTCTTTTCCAGATTCACTGCTATTTCTGAGAGCTCGCTGTATTTAAGGGATTACTTTGACTTTTTAGATATACAGGTTACAGATGAAGCGTCATCCACCACTCCACTTCCTGACAGTATTCAAGAAGGTTTTGAGATTAAAAATGTACATTTTGGTTATGCCGGTAGCGATACAGATGTGCTGAAAGGAGTGAGTTTTAAAATCAAAGCTGGAGAAAAAATAGCCTTTGTAGGTCAGAATGGTGCAGGAAAAACAACCTTGATCAAATTGATCTTGCGCTTTTATGAACCTACCCAAGGAGAGATATTACTCGACGGCATCAACATTGCGCAGTTTGACAAACAAGAATACAGAAAGCGTTTTGGTGTTATTTTCCAAGACTTTTTTAAGTATGAATTTAGCTTGCGTGAAAATATAGCCGTAGGGAATATAGAAGAACTTTCTAATGATACTATGATCAATGATGCTGCCCAACGCAGCCTAGCAGATCAAGTTATTGCCGTTATGAAGGGTGGTATCGATCAACAGTTAGGAAGACGCTTTGCAAAAGGTCAAGAATTGAGCGGTGGACAATGGCAAAAAGTAGCACTGGCTCGCGCTTACATGAAAGATGCTGATGTTATTGTGCTCGATGAGCCTACCAGCGCATTAGACGCACAAGCCGAATACGATGTTTTTGAACGTTTTATTGGTCTTACTAAAGGAAAAACCAGCATCATCATCTCACACCGATTCTCCACCGTACGTATGGCTGATCGTATACTAGTACTCGAAGATGGTCAAGTCGCCGAAATAGGTACCCATGAAGAACTTATGGCTGCTCCACAGTTGTATGAGCAATTGTTTAATTTACAAGCTGCTGGTTATCAATAA
- a CDS encoding aldo/keto reductase family oxidoreductase → MNTKLAANLEISRLVLGMWRLLDWNKTDQELLSFIKQSIESGVTTFDHADIYGNHECEAAFGKVIKNESALRDQMQLVTKCGIKLTTDKFPERQIKYYDYSASYIISQVEQSLKNLQTDRLDILLLHRPSPFFNPEEVASAFDQLQSSGKVLHFGVSNFLPLQLESLQAYVEKPLVTNQIEISAYSLEHFENQNLDYLISKKIRPMAWSPLAGGELLQPKTDKGTRVLEAVKKVAQETGESQLDKVIYQWLLMHPSGIIPVLGTGKIERIKTAVDSLNIKMSLEQWFHIYVASMGKDLP, encoded by the coding sequence ATGAATACAAAGCTTGCCGCAAATTTAGAAATATCAAGACTGGTTTTAGGAATGTGGCGCTTGCTGGACTGGAATAAAACCGATCAAGAATTGTTGTCTTTTATCAAGCAGTCTATAGAAAGTGGCGTGACCACCTTTGATCATGCCGATATTTATGGGAACCATGAATGTGAAGCGGCTTTTGGAAAAGTGATAAAAAATGAAAGCGCATTGCGCGACCAAATGCAGCTGGTTACTAAATGTGGAATCAAACTCACCACTGACAAATTTCCAGAGCGCCAAATAAAATATTATGATTACAGCGCCTCCTACATCATTTCTCAGGTAGAACAATCGCTTAAAAACCTGCAAACCGATCGCTTAGATATACTATTATTACATCGCCCTTCCCCGTTTTTTAATCCAGAGGAAGTAGCTTCCGCTTTTGACCAACTCCAATCCAGCGGTAAAGTGCTTCATTTTGGGGTTTCTAATTTTCTTCCATTGCAATTGGAATCGTTGCAAGCCTATGTGGAAAAGCCATTGGTCACCAACCAAATCGAAATCTCTGCTTATTCTTTAGAGCATTTTGAAAACCAAAACCTAGATTACCTGATCTCTAAAAAAATACGCCCTATGGCCTGGTCGCCTCTTGCTGGAGGTGAGTTGTTACAACCCAAAACAGATAAAGGAACCAGAGTGCTAGAAGCGGTTAAAAAAGTAGCGCAAGAAACAGGTGAATCACAATTAGATAAAGTGATTTATCAGTGGCTATTGATGCATCCATCGGGTATTATTCCCGTTTTAGGAACTGGTAAAATCGAGCGCATCAAAACTGCTGTAGATTCCTTAAATATCAAGATGTCACTAGAGCAATGGTTTCATATTTATGTGGCCTCGATGGGTAAGGATTTGCCTTAG
- a CDS encoding TlpA family protein disulfide reductase — translation MKKIIILLIILSAASSYSQEKKIWAKSFINQKAPELVVEEWLTEKPETKGKFVLIDFWATWCGPCKKAIPELNIFHNKYKDSLVVIGISAEAKGTVKRMKSPEMEYYSAIDTQRRLNQIYEVQGIPHCVIINPDGIVVWEGWPQQKGFELTEETIDNLIKNQ, via the coding sequence ATGAAAAAAATTATAATCCTATTAATTATACTTTCTGCCGCTAGTTCTTATTCCCAAGAGAAAAAAATATGGGCTAAATCATTTATCAATCAAAAAGCACCTGAATTGGTCGTTGAAGAGTGGTTAACTGAAAAACCAGAGACAAAAGGAAAATTTGTTTTAATCGATTTCTGGGCAACCTGGTGTGGTCCTTGTAAAAAGGCAATTCCTGAATTGAATATTTTTCACAATAAGTATAAAGATTCCCTAGTTGTTATTGGTATTAGCGCTGAAGCGAAAGGAACGGTAAAAAGGATGAAAAGTCCTGAAATGGAATACTACAGCGCCATAGACACTCAAAGGCGATTGAACCAAATTTATGAAGTGCAAGGCATACCACATTGTGTGATCATTAATCCAGACGGCATTGTGGTTTGGGAAGGATGGCCTCAACAAAAAGGCTTTGAATTAACGGAAGAAACTATTGATAATTTAATTAAAAATCAATAG
- a CDS encoding 3-ketoacyl-ACP reductase, with protein sequence MQDLKGKNAIITGGNRGLGKATAIAFAKEGINVAITGRDEKALKATVSELEQLGVQATYAAFDISNYKEVQSHIKTLVAHLGAVDILVNNAGIAAFGTLNDMDVNQWSQIIQTNLMGMYYVTKEVLPYLIDQNKGDIINVSSTAGLSGIASTSAYSASKFAVIGMSESLMKEVRKNNIRVCTLTPSTIATDMAVDLGIADKDSEDSVLQAEDFAELIVAGLKLPKRAMLKSASLWSTNP encoded by the coding sequence ATGCAAGATTTAAAAGGTAAAAACGCGATCATAACAGGCGGTAACCGTGGCTTGGGGAAAGCTACAGCAATAGCATTTGCAAAAGAAGGAATAAACGTCGCCATTACTGGTAGAGATGAAAAAGCGTTAAAAGCAACGGTTAGCGAATTAGAACAGCTAGGTGTCCAAGCCACTTATGCAGCATTTGACATAAGTAATTATAAAGAGGTACAAAGCCACATCAAAACTTTAGTCGCGCACTTAGGTGCGGTGGATATTCTTGTCAACAATGCGGGTATTGCGGCTTTTGGCACGCTCAACGATATGGATGTAAATCAGTGGAGTCAGATCATACAAACCAACCTTATGGGAATGTATTATGTCACTAAAGAAGTCCTTCCCTATTTGATCGATCAAAACAAAGGTGACATCATCAACGTTTCTTCTACCGCAGGCTTGAGCGGTATTGCAAGTACTTCGGCTTATTCGGCTTCCAAATTTGCAGTGATCGGGATGTCAGAATCCTTGATGAAAGAAGTGCGTAAAAACAATATCAGAGTTTGCACACTAACACCAAGCACCATCGCAACAGATATGGCAGTAGATTTAGGGATAGCAGATAAAGATTCTGAGGACAGTGTATTACAAGCAGAAGATTTTGCCGAGTTGATTGTTGCCGGATTGAAATTGCCTAAGAGAGCGATGCTTAAAAGCGCTTCTTTATGGTCTACAAATCCTTAA
- a CDS encoding IS1595 family transposase, whose protein sequence is MEVFKGQNILSFVKELPDDDTCKAYLAKIKWQDGFTCTKCGHTKGCEKSGYRYHCYSCNHVESATANTLFHKVKFGLQKAFCVVFEMSTSTKSVSSVQMGKRFDIRQGTAWYFMQKVRKSMKSSQKYPLTEIVHVDEFTVGGKEQGKQGRSYDSKKKKAVIAVELSAEHKIKRVYVKSIDDYSAKSLTPIFEEHIDPSAKIVTDKWRGYAPLKKNYDIEQKLSNNGSNFKELHVVIMQLKSWLRAIPTHVSKWHVQSYFDEFCFRINRSQSKQSIFHKTIERMVIAKPIYHKDIKQMLSV, encoded by the coding sequence ATGGAAGTATTTAAAGGTCAAAATATACTGAGTTTTGTGAAAGAACTGCCAGATGATGATACTTGTAAAGCATATTTAGCAAAAATAAAATGGCAGGATGGTTTTACATGTACAAAATGTGGTCACACTAAGGGCTGTGAAAAATCTGGTTATAGATATCACTGTTACAGTTGCAATCACGTTGAAAGCGCCACTGCAAACACCTTGTTTCATAAGGTTAAATTTGGTTTGCAAAAGGCATTCTGCGTTGTGTTTGAAATGAGTACTAGTACCAAGAGTGTTTCCAGTGTTCAAATGGGAAAGCGATTTGATATCCGTCAAGGTACCGCTTGGTATTTCATGCAGAAAGTTAGAAAGTCAATGAAAAGCAGTCAAAAATATCCTCTAACCGAAATAGTTCATGTAGATGAATTTACCGTAGGGGGAAAAGAACAAGGCAAGCAAGGTAGAAGTTACGATTCAAAAAAGAAAAAAGCAGTGATAGCGGTAGAACTGAGCGCCGAACATAAAATCAAAAGAGTTTATGTGAAGTCTATAGATGATTACTCAGCTAAATCACTAACTCCAATATTTGAAGAACATATAGATCCCTCTGCAAAAATAGTTACCGATAAATGGAGAGGTTATGCTCCACTTAAAAAGAATTATGATATAGAGCAGAAACTAAGTAATAACGGAAGTAATTTTAAAGAACTACATGTTGTAATTATGCAGTTAAAATCTTGGTTGAGAGCAATACCTACACATGTTAGTAAATGGCATGTGCAAAGCTACTTTGACGAATTCTGTTTTAGAATTAATCGATCTCAATCCAAACAGAGCATATTCCATAAAACAATAGAAAGAATGGTAATAGCTAAACCAATTTATCATAAAGATATAAAACAGATGCTAAGTGTGTAA